One Paenibacillus sp. FSL W8-0186 genomic window carries:
- a CDS encoding DUF4227 family protein has translation MVISVRKWLRSVKFGILFIALAYLLYKMLGTFGGYLFPEDKYRIPDGSAIKAFQTERAGNYGIEFMADRLKLFYWYGE, from the coding sequence ATGGTAATTTCAGTTCGAAAATGGCTACGGAGCGTCAAGTTTGGGATATTGTTCATTGCGCTGGCATATTTGCTGTACAAGATGCTGGGTACATTCGGCGGCTATCTGTTTCCAGAGGATAAATACCGTATTCCAGATGGCTCGGCCATTAAAGCTTTTCAAACGGAGCGGGCCGGCAATTATGGAATTGAATTTATGGCGGATCGATTAAAGCTGTTTTATTGGTACGGAGAATAA
- a CDS encoding Fur family transcriptional regulator, with protein sequence MEAKIDKIKQQLQSQGYKLTPQREATVRILLENEDDHLSAEDVFMLVKDIAPEIGLATVYRTLELLSELHVVEKINFGDGVARYDLRTDTSKHHHHHLICVQCGAMDEIREDWLGPLEERLEKEFNFTVLDHRLDFHGICYRCKDKNDNNPESGNKKS encoded by the coding sequence ATGGAAGCAAAGATCGACAAAATCAAGCAGCAGTTACAATCCCAGGGTTACAAATTGACGCCCCAACGGGAAGCTACGGTACGGATATTGCTCGAGAACGAAGACGATCATCTTAGTGCGGAAGATGTTTTCATGCTCGTCAAAGACATAGCTCCTGAAATCGGTCTTGCGACCGTTTACCGTACTTTGGAGTTGCTAAGCGAATTGCATGTCGTGGAGAAGATCAACTTCGGCGATGGCGTTGCCCGCTACGATTTGAGAACCGACACGAGCAAACATCATCACCATCACCTCATCTGCGTACAATGTGGTGCCATGGATGAGATCCGCGAGGATTGGCTTGGGCCACTGGAAGAAAGACTGGAGAAAGAGTTTAACTTCACTGTGCTCGATCACCGTCTTGATTTCCACGGGATTTGTTACCGCTGCAAAGACAAGAACGATAACAATCCTGAGTCCGGCAATAAGAAATCTTAA